One window of the Chitinimonas sp. BJYL2 genome contains the following:
- a CDS encoding zinc ribbon domain-containing protein YjdM has translation MSNLPNCPKCSSSFTYEDDGHYICPECAHEWKPESDMAAPVADKVVHDANGNVLQNGDTVVVIKDLKVKGSSSVVKVGTKVKNIRLVDGDHDIDCKIEGFGAMQLKSEFVKKA, from the coding sequence GTGAGCAATCTGCCCAACTGCCCAAAATGTAGCTCGTCGTTCACCTATGAGGATGACGGCCACTACATTTGCCCCGAATGCGCCCATGAGTGGAAACCGGAATCGGATATGGCCGCACCGGTAGCTGACAAGGTAGTCCATGATGCCAACGGTAATGTGCTGCAGAACGGCGATACCGTTGTTGTCATCAAGGATCTCAAGGTCAAAGGGTCATCATCCGTCGTCAAAGTGGGCACCAAGGTCAAGAACATCCGTCTTGTCGATGGCGACCACGATATCGACTGCAAGATCGAAGGCTTTGGCGCGATGCAGCTGAAGTCAGAGTTCGTCAAGAAGGCGTGA
- a CDS encoding OsmC domain/YcaO domain-containing protein: MEIKVNFLDKLRLEAKFDDFTVVADQPIRYKGDGSAPGPFDYFLASSALCAAYFVKLYCNTRNIPTENIRLSQNNIVDPENRYQQIFKIQVELPADISAKDREGILRSIDRCTVKKVVQTGPEFIIEEVENLDADAQALLTLNPATGTSTYIPGKDLPLEQTIANMSALLAGLGVKIEIASWRNIVPNVWSLHIRDAHSPMCFTNGKGSTKESALASALGEYIERLNCNHFYAGSYWGEEIANAPFVHYPNERWFKPGRKDALPAEILDEYCRDIYNPDGELRGSHLYDTNSGNVARGICSLPFVRHSDGETVYFPSNLVENLYASNGMSAGNTLAEAQVQCLSEIFERAVKREIIEGEFALPDVPQDVLAKFPSIVAGIKGLEEQGFPVLVKDASMGGQYPVMCVTLMNPRTGGVFASFGAHPSFEVALERSLTELLQGRSFEGLNDLPQPTFESQAVTEPNNFVEHFIDSSGIVSWRFFSAKADFEFVEWDFTHQGANSNAEEAATLFGILKDMGKESYVAVYEHLGAAACRILVPGYSEIYPVEDLIWDNTNKSLLFREDILNLHQLDDASLEALLDRLENNELDEYGDIATLIGIEFDENTPWGQLTVLELKLLINLALQDFETAHDLVGAFLQYNDNSVERGLFYQALNVVLAVILDDELALDDYETNFRRMFGDARMDAVIGSVGGSVRFHGLTPTSMKLEGLERHQRLIDSYQKLHVARARIAATAS, encoded by the coding sequence ATGGAAATCAAGGTCAACTTTCTCGACAAGCTTCGTCTTGAAGCCAAGTTCGATGATTTCACGGTGGTGGCTGATCAACCCATCCGCTACAAGGGTGATGGCTCTGCACCGGGCCCATTTGATTACTTTCTGGCCTCCTCAGCCTTGTGTGCCGCTTATTTTGTGAAGCTGTACTGCAATACGCGCAATATTCCCACCGAGAATATCCGGCTATCACAAAATAATATTGTCGATCCGGAAAACCGCTATCAGCAGATTTTCAAGATTCAGGTTGAATTGCCGGCCGATATTTCGGCCAAAGACCGTGAAGGCATTCTGCGATCCATTGATCGCTGCACGGTCAAAAAGGTGGTACAGACCGGGCCGGAATTCATTATTGAAGAAGTGGAAAACCTCGACGCCGATGCCCAGGCCTTGCTGACCTTGAATCCAGCGACGGGCACCAGTACTTATATTCCGGGCAAAGATCTGCCACTGGAACAAACCATTGCCAATATGTCGGCGCTGTTGGCAGGTCTGGGTGTCAAGATTGAAATCGCCTCGTGGCGCAATATTGTGCCTAATGTATGGTCATTGCATATTCGCGATGCGCATTCGCCGATGTGTTTTACCAACGGCAAGGGTTCCACCAAGGAAAGTGCACTTGCATCGGCACTCGGTGAATATATCGAACGACTCAATTGCAATCACTTTTATGCCGGCTCTTACTGGGGCGAAGAAATCGCCAATGCGCCATTTGTGCACTACCCGAACGAGCGCTGGTTCAAACCGGGCCGCAAGGATGCACTGCCAGCCGAGATTCTGGATGAGTACTGCCGCGACATTTACAACCCGGATGGCGAGCTGCGGGGCTCGCACCTGTACGACACCAACTCCGGCAATGTAGCGCGCGGCATCTGCTCCTTGCCATTCGTGCGCCATTCGGATGGCGAGACGGTGTATTTCCCATCCAACCTGGTCGAAAACCTCTATGCCAGCAATGGCATGAGCGCCGGCAATACCCTGGCTGAAGCGCAGGTGCAATGTCTGTCGGAGATTTTTGAGAGGGCGGTCAAACGGGAGATCATTGAAGGCGAGTTCGCCTTGCCGGATGTGCCGCAGGATGTGCTGGCCAAGTTCCCAAGTATCGTCGCCGGCATCAAAGGACTGGAAGAGCAGGGCTTCCCAGTGTTGGTCAAGGACGCATCCATGGGCGGCCAGTACCCGGTCATGTGCGTGACCCTGATGAATCCACGCACGGGCGGTGTCTTTGCCTCATTCGGCGCACACCCCAGCTTTGAAGTGGCGCTCGAACGCAGCCTGACGGAATTGCTACAAGGCCGCAGTTTTGAAGGCCTGAACGATTTGCCTCAGCCCACCTTTGAAAGCCAGGCCGTTACTGAGCCCAACAACTTTGTTGAGCATTTTATTGATTCAAGCGGCATCGTGTCCTGGCGCTTTTTCAGCGCCAAGGCAGATTTTGAATTCGTTGAATGGGATTTCACTCACCAAGGTGCCAATTCCAATGCAGAAGAAGCGGCAACCTTGTTCGGCATTCTCAAGGACATGGGCAAAGAGAGCTATGTGGCGGTTTATGAGCACTTGGGTGCCGCAGCCTGTCGCATTCTGGTACCCGGTTATTCAGAGATTTATCCGGTAGAAGATCTGATCTGGGATAACACCAATAAATCGCTCTTGTTCCGCGAAGATATTCTGAACCTGCATCAACTCGACGATGCCAGCCTGGAAGCCTTGCTGGATCGTCTGGAGAATAATGAGCTGGACGAATACGGCGATATCGCCACCTTGATCGGCATTGAGTTCGACGAAAACACCCCATGGGGTCAGCTAACTGTTCTGGAGCTGAAACTGCTGATCAATCTGGCCTTGCAGGATTTTGAAACGGCACATGATCTGGTGGGCGCGTTCCTGCAATACAACGACAACTCGGTTGAGCGCGGCTTGTTCTATCAAGCCTTGAATGTCGTACTAGCAGTGATTCTGGACGATGAACTGGCACTGGACGACTACGAAACCAATTTCCGCCGCATGTTCGGTGACGCGCGCATGGACGCAGTGATCGGCTCAGTAGGCGGCAGCGTGCGATTCCACGGGCTGACACCAACCAGCATGAAGCTCGAAGGACTGGAGCGGCATCAACGCTTGATCGACAGCTACCAGAAGTTGCACGTGGCCCGTGCCAGAATAGCGGCGACCGCCAGCTAG
- a CDS encoding DEAD/DEAH box helicase, whose protein sequence is MSFAALGLSDDIVRAVHELGYTVPTPIQQQAIPAVLSGGDLLAGAQTGTGKTAGFTLPILHRLSNRASKGPSTGRPPVRALVLTPTRELAAQVEESVRNYGKHLKLTSMAMFGGVSINPQIKTLRSRVDILVATPGRLLDHVQQGTIDLSQIEILVLDEADRMLDMGFIRDIRKILALLPRDRQNLLFSATFSDEIKALADGLLKSPALIEVARRNATADTIAQKIHPVDRDKKRELLAHLIKTNNWFQVLVFTRTKHGANRLAEQLGKDGISAMAIHGNKSQGARTRALSEFKDGSLQVLVATDIAARGIDIDQLPHVVNYELPNVPEDYVHRIGRTGRAGAEGEAISLVCVDEKKLLADIEKVIKRELPREVVPGFVPDPNARPEPIQQRSSGGPRQGQGRSAPRSASGNANGNRGNGQARQPVGQSGNHNSRGAGPGRKPTGRHH, encoded by the coding sequence ATGTCTTTCGCCGCCCTCGGGCTGTCGGACGATATCGTCCGTGCTGTCCATGAACTTGGTTACACCGTTCCCACCCCTATTCAACAGCAAGCCATCCCCGCCGTACTGAGCGGTGGCGACTTGCTGGCCGGCGCCCAGACTGGCACCGGCAAGACCGCCGGCTTCACGCTGCCCATCCTGCATCGTCTGTCCAACCGCGCCAGCAAGGGCCCGTCGACAGGCCGCCCGCCGGTGCGCGCACTGGTACTGACCCCCACCCGCGAACTGGCGGCGCAGGTTGAGGAATCGGTCCGCAACTACGGCAAGCATCTGAAGCTGACTTCGATGGCCATGTTCGGCGGCGTCAGCATCAACCCGCAAATCAAGACCCTGCGCAGCCGTGTGGATATCCTGGTTGCTACACCGGGCCGTCTGCTCGACCACGTGCAGCAAGGCACGATCGATCTCTCGCAAATCGAAATCCTTGTGCTCGACGAAGCCGACCGCATGCTCGACATGGGCTTCATCCGCGATATCCGCAAGATCCTCGCGCTGCTGCCGCGTGACCGCCAGAACCTGCTGTTCTCAGCCACTTTCTCAGACGAAATCAAGGCGCTGGCCGATGGCCTGCTCAAATCGCCAGCCCTGATCGAAGTGGCTCGCCGTAACGCCACAGCCGACACCATCGCCCAGAAAATCCACCCGGTAGACCGCGACAAGAAGCGTGAACTGCTGGCCCACCTGATCAAGACCAACAACTGGTTCCAGGTGCTGGTGTTCACCCGCACCAAGCACGGCGCCAATCGCTTGGCCGAGCAACTGGGCAAGGATGGCATCAGCGCCATGGCCATACATGGCAATAAGAGCCAGGGCGCGCGCACCCGTGCGCTGAGCGAATTCAAGGACGGCTCGCTGCAGGTGTTGGTGGCGACCGATATCGCCGCACGCGGTATCGATATCGACCAGCTGCCGCATGTGGTGAACTACGAGCTGCCCAACGTGCCCGAAGACTACGTACACCGCATTGGCCGTACAGGCCGCGCCGGTGCCGAGGGCGAAGCGATTTCGCTGGTTTGCGTGGATGAAAAGAAGCTGCTGGCCGATATCGAAAAGGTCATCAAACGCGAACTGCCCCGTGAAGTGGTGCCCGGGTTTGTACCCGATCCCAATGCACGGCCCGAGCCCATCCAGCAACGTTCCAGCGGCGGCCCGCGCCAAGGGCAGGGCCGTTCGGCGCCGCGCAGTGCGTCCGGCAACGCCAACGGCAACCGCGGCAACGGCCAAGCCCGTCAACCGGTAGGGCAATCCGGCAACCATAACAGCCGCGGCGCAGGCCCCGGCCGTAAGCCGACAGGCCGGCATCATTGA
- a CDS encoding peroxiredoxin, with product MTAVPAISLPMTGNQTFDTAALAGSLYVLYFYPKDNTPGCTNESADFRDQHAAFKAAGCSVFGVSRDSIKSHENFKAKLEMPFELVSDPDEMLCEAFGVMKMKNMYGKQVRGVERSTFVIDARQEIVKEWRGVKVPGHVSEVLAFVQTLK from the coding sequence ATGACCGCAGTCCCTGCGATTTCCCTGCCCATGACCGGCAACCAGACGTTTGATACCGCCGCGCTCGCAGGCTCGCTTTACGTACTCTACTTCTACCCCAAGGACAACACGCCCGGCTGCACCAACGAGAGTGCAGACTTCCGTGACCAGCACGCCGCCTTCAAGGCCGCCGGCTGCAGCGTGTTTGGCGTGAGCCGCGACAGCATCAAGTCCCACGAGAACTTCAAGGCCAAGCTTGAGATGCCCTTCGAGCTGGTATCCGATCCTGACGAGATGCTGTGCGAAGCGTTCGGGGTGATGAAAATGAAGAACATGTATGGCAAGCAGGTGCGCGGGGTGGAGCGGTCTACCTTCGTCATCGATGCCAGGCAAGAGATCGTGAAGGAATGGCGTGGCGTGAAAGTGCCGGGCCATGTGAGTGAAGTGCTGGCTTTCGTACAAACCCTTAAATGA
- a CDS encoding bile acid:sodium symporter family protein, translating to MMTQILPQLLLIALALVMFGVGLSLSAADFLRLREHPKAVVLALMLQMILLPAIAWGLAIGFDLSPLFAVGLMLLAASPGGVTANLFSHLFGGHVALNLSLTAINTLLSVVTMPLIANMALTHFIGEGVVPLQTQKVVEVMAVVLIPVAPGMILAKSLPAIANKLQKPFKIFSAVVLALLAVGAIAREWTALSEAAGSIGGAVLVFNLLSLGLGYWASRLAGLDKPMSTAIGFEIGIHNSTLALYIALSVLGSFPMTLPAAAYSVTMYVLGVVFGMLLRRLPG from the coding sequence ATGATGACTCAAATCCTGCCTCAGTTGCTGCTGATAGCCCTGGCCCTTGTGATGTTCGGGGTTGGCCTGTCTCTTAGTGCTGCCGACTTCCTGCGTCTGCGGGAACACCCCAAAGCCGTAGTGCTTGCCTTGATGCTGCAAATGATCCTGCTGCCAGCCATCGCCTGGGGGCTGGCCATTGGTTTTGACCTGAGCCCCTTGTTTGCCGTTGGCCTCATGCTGCTGGCTGCCAGCCCCGGTGGGGTTACGGCCAACCTGTTCTCGCATCTGTTCGGCGGCCATGTGGCGCTGAATCTCTCACTGACAGCCATCAATACTTTGCTCAGCGTGGTCACGATGCCCCTGATTGCCAACATGGCGCTCACGCACTTCATCGGCGAAGGCGTGGTGCCTTTGCAGACGCAGAAGGTCGTAGAGGTCATGGCGGTGGTGCTCATCCCGGTGGCGCCGGGCATGATCTTGGCCAAGTCACTCCCCGCTATCGCGAACAAGCTGCAAAAGCCGTTCAAGATTTTCAGCGCGGTTGTGCTGGCCTTGCTGGCTGTCGGCGCCATTGCCAGGGAATGGACCGCACTCAGCGAGGCGGCCGGCAGCATAGGTGGCGCGGTGCTGGTATTTAACCTGTTGAGTCTTGGATTGGGTTATTGGGCCAGCCGATTGGCCGGGCTGGACAAACCGATGTCCACGGCAATCGGCTTTGAAATCGGCATCCACAACAGCACGCTGGCGCTATATATCGCCTTGTCGGTGCTCGGCAGTTTCCCGATGACGCTGCCGGCTGCGGCTTATTCGGTGACGATGTATGTGCTGGGCGTGGTGTTCGGCATGCTGCTGCGTCGCCTGCCGGGTTGA
- a CDS encoding YggL family protein — MAKHRSERLLKKLHLGPYQQLGFALTLKVKPEVTAAQAEVFLADFLSHCIEANGLVFGGGMDCGWVDADGRGSASEAHRQLVGDWLLARPELDTVVIGQLCDAWYGPFDLGEA, encoded by the coding sequence ATGGCTAAACACCGTAGCGAACGTCTACTCAAGAAACTCCACCTCGGCCCCTACCAGCAACTGGGATTTGCGCTCACGCTCAAGGTCAAACCCGAGGTGACTGCGGCGCAGGCCGAGGTGTTCCTCGCGGATTTCCTGAGCCATTGCATCGAGGCCAATGGCCTGGTATTCGGTGGTGGCATGGATTGCGGCTGGGTGGATGCGGACGGCCGAGGCAGCGCATCGGAAGCGCATCGCCAACTGGTGGGAGACTGGCTGCTCGCGCGGCCGGAACTCGATACGGTGGTGATCGGTCAGCTATGCGATGCCTGGTACGGCCCGTTCGATCTGGGCGAAGCCTGA
- the mfd gene encoding transcription-repair coupling factor gives MSSLLPLPSLPPAGQRLRLSLPAGSADASVIAALAKQVRPVVVITSDAQAAARLKDEISWFAPNQTVSMLPDWETLPYDSFSPHHDLISERLATLWQIRQQQADVVIVPVQTALLPLPPLEYLTAYSFFLKAKTRLDVEKLRSDLTFAGYSHVTQVYGPGEFSIRGGLIDLFPMGSTLPYRIDLFDDDIETIRTFDVDTQRSIYPVPEIRLLPAREFPLDDGGRSKFRSRFREVFEGDPSKSRVYKDISNGLIPPGVEYYLPLFFDHTATLFDYIGTDALLVQHGDLMQACDRFWADTQSRYKLLAGDKDRPLLPPTELFVTTDQFFASMKPYRRVDFTVNSPAVEDASDTAWREASRTLPDLRVDRRADNPVQKLADFVAGFDGRVMLLAESLGRRETLSQYFAEHGLQPKLIETWQDFFGRHDALLLGVSPLYAGFIADKVALVTEADLYGQTNTLSRRKAQKRSNAEGMLRDLSELKVGDPVVHEQHGIGRYKGLVSMDLGEGSSEMLHLEYAGGDTLYVPVSQLHVISRYAGGAEDSAPLHKLGSGHWEKAKRKAAEQIRDTAAELLNLYARRAAREGYAFQFNPHDYEAFAAGFGFEETADQAGAIEAVIADMTSGKPMDRLICGDVGFGKTEVALRAAYVAIADGKQVAVLVPTTLLAEQHFQNFADRFADLPVKVAELSRFRSKKEVDAALAGLKEGSIDIVIGTHKLVQDGMQFKNLGLVIIDEEHRFGVRQKEQLKALRSEVDVLTLTATPIPRTLAMSLEGLRDFSVIATAPSRRLAIKTFVANWSDGVIREAVLRELKRGGQVFFLHNEVDTIENMRERLTALLPEARIAVAHGQMRERELEQVMRDFNQQRFNLLLCTTIIETGIDIPNANTIIMNRADKFGLAQLHQMRGRVGRSHHQAYAYLLVPDIKGLTASAQKRLEAIQQMEELGAGFYLAMHDLEIRGAGEVLGEGQSGDMQEIGFSLYSAMLNEAVKALKKGIEPDLNAPLGVATEINLHSPALLPEDYCPDVHERLVIYKRLANCETNDDLDDMQQELIDRFGLLPTPAKILMDCHRLRLIAKPLGVSKLDASEVAISVQFAQQNSIDPMKVMKLIQQKRNYKLAGPDKLRVESALPDPAMRAARVKELLNELV, from the coding sequence ATGTCGTCGCTGCTGCCCCTGCCCTCCTTACCGCCCGCCGGACAACGCCTGCGCCTGAGCCTGCCTGCGGGTTCGGCCGACGCGAGCGTGATTGCGGCACTGGCCAAGCAGGTCCGGCCCGTGGTGGTGATTACCTCGGATGCGCAGGCCGCCGCGCGGCTCAAGGATGAGATCAGCTGGTTTGCGCCCAACCAGACCGTGTCCATGCTGCCCGACTGGGAGACCCTGCCTTATGACAGCTTCTCGCCCCACCACGACCTGATTTCCGAGCGCTTGGCGACGCTTTGGCAGATCCGCCAGCAGCAGGCCGATGTCGTCATCGTCCCCGTACAGACCGCCCTGCTGCCGCTACCGCCGCTGGAGTACCTGACTGCCTACAGCTTCTTCCTTAAGGCCAAGACCCGGCTCGATGTGGAAAAGCTGCGCAGTGACCTGACCTTTGCCGGTTACAGCCATGTCACCCAGGTCTACGGCCCCGGCGAGTTCTCGATACGCGGCGGCCTGATCGACCTGTTTCCCATGGGCTCGACCCTGCCCTATCGCATCGACCTGTTCGATGACGATATCGAAACCATTCGCACCTTTGATGTCGATACCCAGCGCAGCATCTACCCTGTGCCGGAGATCCGTCTGCTGCCTGCGCGTGAGTTCCCGCTTGATGACGGTGGCCGCAGCAAGTTCCGTTCGCGTTTTCGTGAGGTATTCGAGGGTGACCCAAGCAAGTCCCGCGTTTACAAGGACATCTCCAATGGCCTGATACCGCCGGGTGTCGAGTATTACCTGCCCTTGTTCTTCGACCACACCGCCACGCTGTTCGATTACATCGGCACGGATGCGCTACTGGTCCAGCACGGCGACCTGATGCAAGCTTGTGACCGCTTCTGGGCCGATACCCAAAGCCGCTACAAGCTGCTGGCCGGTGACAAGGATCGTCCGCTGCTGCCGCCTACCGAACTGTTTGTGACCACCGACCAGTTCTTTGCGAGCATGAAGCCCTACCGGCGCGTGGATTTCACGGTCAACTCACCCGCCGTGGAGGACGCCAGCGATACTGCCTGGCGCGAAGCCAGCCGCACCCTGCCCGATTTGCGGGTGGATCGCCGCGCCGATAATCCAGTGCAGAAACTGGCCGATTTTGTGGCTGGCTTCGATGGCCGCGTGATGCTGCTGGCCGAATCGTTAGGTCGGCGCGAAACGCTGAGTCAGTACTTTGCTGAACACGGTCTGCAGCCCAAGCTGATCGAAACCTGGCAGGACTTTTTTGGTCGTCACGATGCCCTGTTGCTCGGCGTATCGCCGCTGTATGCCGGCTTTATTGCCGACAAGGTCGCCTTGGTCACTGAGGCCGATCTCTACGGCCAGACCAATACTTTGAGCCGCCGCAAGGCGCAGAAGCGCAGCAATGCGGAGGGCATGCTGCGTGATTTGTCCGAACTCAAGGTGGGCGACCCGGTCGTGCACGAACAGCATGGCATCGGCCGCTACAAGGGCCTGGTCAGCATGGATCTGGGCGAAGGCAGCAGCGAGATGCTGCATCTGGAGTACGCGGGTGGCGACACGCTCTATGTACCGGTATCACAGCTGCATGTAATCAGCCGCTATGCCGGCGGCGCGGAAGACAGCGCCCCGCTACATAAGCTGGGTTCAGGTCATTGGGAGAAAGCCAAGCGCAAGGCGGCCGAGCAGATACGCGATACGGCCGCCGAGCTGCTGAACCTGTACGCCCGCCGCGCTGCGCGCGAGGGCTATGCGTTCCAGTTCAATCCGCACGATTACGAAGCCTTTGCGGCGGGTTTCGGTTTTGAAGAGACGGCCGATCAGGCCGGTGCCATCGAGGCGGTGATTGCCGACATGACCAGCGGCAAACCGATGGACCGCCTTATTTGTGGCGATGTGGGCTTTGGTAAGACCGAAGTCGCCCTGCGCGCAGCCTATGTGGCGATTGCCGACGGCAAGCAGGTGGCCGTGCTGGTGCCCACCACGCTGCTGGCCGAACAGCACTTCCAGAACTTTGCCGACCGCTTTGCCGATTTGCCGGTCAAGGTGGCCGAGCTGAGCCGCTTCCGCAGCAAGAAGGAAGTAGATGCCGCGCTCGCGGGTCTGAAGGAAGGCAGTATCGATATCGTCATCGGCACCCACAAGCTGGTGCAGGACGGCATGCAGTTCAAGAATCTGGGCCTGGTCATCATCGACGAGGAGCACCGCTTCGGCGTGCGCCAGAAGGAACAGCTCAAGGCGCTGCGCAGCGAAGTGGATGTGCTCACCCTGACCGCCACGCCGATTCCGCGCACCCTGGCCATGAGCCTGGAGGGGCTACGCGACTTCTCGGTGATTGCCACCGCGCCATCGCGCCGCCTTGCCATCAAGACCTTTGTCGCCAACTGGAGCGACGGCGTGATCCGCGAAGCCGTGCTGCGCGAACTCAAGCGCGGCGGGCAGGTGTTCTTCCTGCATAACGAAGTCGACACCATCGAGAACATGCGCGAGCGGCTCACGGCGCTGCTGCCCGAGGCCCGCATCGCCGTGGCTCATGGCCAGATGCGCGAACGTGAACTCGAACAGGTGATGCGCGATTTCAACCAGCAGCGCTTCAACCTGCTGTTGTGCACGACCATTATCGAAACCGGTATCGATATCCCCAACGCCAACACCATCATCATGAACCGGGCCGACAAGTTCGGCTTGGCACAGCTCCACCAGATGCGCGGCCGGGTCGGCCGATCGCACCACCAGGCTTATGCGTATTTGCTGGTGCCCGATATCAAGGGGTTGACGGCGTCGGCGCAGAAGCGGCTGGAGGCGATCCAGCAGATGGAGGAACTCGGTGCCGGCTTCTATCTGGCCATGCACGATCTGGAAATCCGCGGTGCCGGCGAAGTACTGGGCGAAGGCCAGAGCGGCGACATGCAGGAAATCGGCTTCAGCCTTTACTCGGCCATGCTCAACGAGGCGGTCAAGGCGCTCAAGAAGGGTATCGAGCCCGATCTGAATGCGCCACTGGGCGTGGCCACCGAGATCAATTTGCACAGCCCTGCCCTGCTACCTGAGGACTATTGCCCCGATGTGCATGAACGGTTGGTGATCTACAAGCGCCTCGCCAACTGCGAGACCAATGATGATCTGGACGACATGCAGCAGGAACTCATCGACCGTTTCGGCCTGTTGCCCACGCCCGCGAAAATCCTCATGGATTGCCACCGGCTGCGGCTGATCGCCAAGCCCTTGGGCGTGAGCAAGCTCGATGCATCGGAAGTGGCCATCTCGGTGCAGTTTGCCCAGCAGAACAGCATCGACCCGATGAAGGTGATGAAGCTGATCCAGCAGAAGCGCAACTACAAGCTGGCCGGCCCCGACAAGCTGCGCGTGGAGAGCGCCCTGCCCGATCCAGCCATGCGTGCCGCCAGGGTCAAGGAATTGTTGAACGAATTGGTATGA
- a CDS encoding alpha/beta fold hydrolase has product MTQPKPALHFSHANGFPAGCYREMLGQLEPRYEIGYIDTLGHNPRFPVTDCWPNLVAETLDYIEKNYDEPVIAVGHSLGGFLSFLSALQKPDYFKAIVLLDSPIFSRRTSLALKTAKLFGLIERITPGNGTRKRRRDWEDHEAAFRYFRDKKAFAEFTDASLRAYVEAGTIPHAEGVRLRFDPEVEYQIYCGLPHIFPRYRGTLKVPTGFIGGARSAYVHPSDITQMREHFGIVIDSLDAGHLFPFEQPVQAAERIEAMIARLTG; this is encoded by the coding sequence ATGACCCAGCCCAAACCCGCCCTGCATTTCTCCCACGCCAACGGTTTCCCCGCGGGGTGCTATCGCGAAATGCTGGGCCAGCTCGAACCACGTTATGAGATCGGTTATATCGATACGCTCGGCCACAACCCGCGCTTCCCGGTAACGGATTGCTGGCCGAACCTGGTTGCCGAAACACTGGATTACATCGAGAAGAACTACGACGAGCCGGTCATCGCCGTGGGCCACTCGCTGGGTGGTTTCCTGTCCTTCCTGTCTGCACTGCAAAAGCCGGACTATTTCAAAGCCATCGTGCTGCTGGATTCGCCGATTTTCAGCCGTCGCACCTCGCTGGCACTCAAAACGGCCAAGTTGTTCGGGCTGATAGAACGCATCACGCCCGGCAATGGCACCCGCAAACGCCGGCGCGATTGGGAAGACCACGAAGCTGCCTTTCGTTACTTCCGTGACAAGAAAGCCTTTGCCGAATTTACCGATGCCAGCCTGCGCGCCTATGTGGAAGCCGGCACGATTCCGCATGCCGAAGGGGTGCGCCTGCGTTTTGATCCCGAAGTCGAATACCAGATCTATTGCGGCCTGCCGCATATTTTTCCGCGTTATCGCGGCACACTCAAAGTGCCGACCGGCTTCATCGGCGGTGCCAGATCGGCCTATGTCCACCCTAGCGATATCACCCAGATGCGCGAGCATTTCGGCATCGTGATCGACAGTCTCGACGCCGGACACCTGTTCCCGTTCGAGCAACCCGTGCAAGCCGCCGAGCGGATCGAAGCCATGATTGCGCGGCTAACCGGGTAG